Genomic DNA from Parasteatoda tepidariorum isolate YZ-2023 chromosome 3, CAS_Ptep_4.0, whole genome shotgun sequence:
TTACATCTTACCTTCCatccaaatattaattaaaaaaatacaacataacataaaaatttttaaagcttttttttcttaacatagttatttaagacaaaaatcattatgaaaaaaattataaaatgtataggtgttaaaagaattgaacgaaagaatatttaaattattatcaaataatataaaaattacatctgtGGCACTtggaagtgaaatttttttctatgctcCACTTCAACAGGTAGCGCACACCTAACTTAAAcgttcaataataaataatttattttatacattttatgaattaataccTTAGTAAATACAAACAACGTTCTGCcagaaataatagaaaaattcataaaagaaagtaataaagattaagTAACAAATTGATATAGGTAGTAAGTCATGCTTCAtacataattagtttaaaagacatcattaaaatttttaatcggatgaataattaattttagatgaaTTATTAATAGATGGTGTTTCAAATTTGGGCAAGTACAGTAATTTTTCCCCAACACACAACtttctaatttcttaaaaagcgTGACAATTAGGCTActgatatgaaaaaaatgatgaaacagaaattataaaataaagttaaatgtttgggatagaaaaaaaaacattttattcaaaaaaaggaaagaatttaatgcaaaattacaCCAACAGGCTGTATTAGTAATAGCAtctcaataaattttacctttCATAAAGATCATCATCTTCACCACCCCAaccaaaataaagatttgagaATCCATTTACTGTCGAAAACTGCTCCTTTGTAAAAGCAACCACACCACCAAATAGTTCAGGATATGgtaatctataaaataatataaaattaggaagaataaaattaaaataaataaatatataaaagaatagaACATTTTAAGACAATAAACATTATGACTTTCTAATTTAACAgtatatatcttatttatataGGGTCAATTAAGGCTAGTATAGGAAAGGACTAgtgtgtaaaaaagaaaaaaaaaattcaaattttagagtaataaaagatattttgttttaaataagctgagtaaattttgataaacaagAAATGAACTCTTGTAGAGGTtcaatattaacatatttaaaattttaaaaacttatataataaatatcttttataataaaaaacttttttagtacattcaataaaattaagagtACTATTTAGTTGATCAACAAATAATGattcagaaaacaaatatttaatttagaaaacatagGAAAGTTAGctttagagaaaatatttattgtatggAAGATAGTATAAGAAATCATCTAGAAATATagggaaaaaagtaaataatgaaacaaaaatttcaaattagtgcaTGTGGTATCACATGAAAGATTAGCTTTACAGCTTCCTctgaaattatacaaaataaaaagttaaatattattcattatatttaattaactttgatcacctttttttacttttcttttaacataatttttgcttaaaagagTTTCTGAACTTTGCAAccagtcataaaattttaaatggtaagcAGTGGTCAGGCTGGTTCTAGGTAATAATCTCAACaggcaaaattaataataataaagaaaagaaaattctaatataaaaatagaaaattctaatttctgaaatgaaattacaaaaCATGCAGAGTAAAGATTagaagtttttaatgttttagaaaCTTCCTTTCAATTTagtataaatcatatttatgaaaaaattaataaattagaaacttaATGCTATTTAACACTAACATACAATACATAATTTTCAACCAAACACAGTAAAACTTTGCAAACTAACACATATCGGAATGCATCCAGAGCAGAACACATGTGCCTGGGTTCTTCTGAACAGCCGTAAGTATGCTGCGGACTCTGTGGCAATAGATCAACATCATGAAAGATAAAACAGCAAAAATCTGGCTCTTTTGTAGCTTCAAGAAAACCAATGTTAAAGAGCTTCCCTCgattaaaatcatgtttttcactctgaaaatagacaaaatactaaattacaAACATTTGTAGTATAAACATGTATTAGGAATTATGAAGTATTccagtttctaaaaattaatataacatcttttttataatcatattttcagcttatgagcatgtaattaaacaaaataaccgTAAAAATATTGCTAGTTTTTCTTGCGAATCAATAAGTagtttacaaaatgaaaatatattcagtTTGGCAAGCAGTGATTATATTTGcaattcttaaacatttttcccCCATAAACCTtccataataattatttttattacagaaaatgCTTTTAAGTCAGAAGTTATGAaactctaaattatttttacttaaacaaacATTCCAAGAAGTTTTAGAAAGGATGAGAAAGATAATAAGAACTCatcaatatgaaattaaaaaaaagcactggAATTTTTCTGTAGTAATTAATAGCAAATCAAAAGGTGTTTCAGAAGgctcaatttaataaataattgtacatatgataaaatgtgaattaaaaCTCATTCATATAGATAAGAACAGGAAAGATAAGCTATCtggaaaattaaagtaaacattaacAAGCGAGGGGAATAACAGAAAATCagacaattaaaataaacttagcaatttttatgcaattgagtaaaatattatttttcttcactgttttaatacataataaacttaaaaatttaacaacagcACAGTTTCTATTGAATAACTTCACATggtatcattaattttaaaatgaatcatgATACTCTACggaaataatttacataattcttGAATCAGAGCTGGCCTCTATCAGTGAGtgcatgttaaaaaatatattataaaccCCATTCCCCTAATTTATTCTGCAATATGTGCACAAAGATTATagatggaattttaaatattttagcaattttctaattaaaaactgtGAATAGTTTTTTCCTCACATCCTATCCATAAAAATACATGCACATTTAGGATGTTGTAAAACTTTAAACCATGCTTAtgactaaatttattcattgatgaaattgtaaaatttactataattatgaaGTTTGATaacctataaaaattattaaatagtttaaaaaaattatcaacctgttcaatcaaaaatatcCCATAATCTAGCTGCTGGGCTTGAAGGAATGGATGCatatgttgtaaaaatattttcaaatgagcTTCTCTATTACGATAAGGAACAATAATGGCCACTCTTTGCCATGAGGAGCAATTCTTAGGGTACCATCTTCCTCCaggtaatattttaagtttttttggcAACTCTTTTAAAGAAGTCTCATTCACAATTCTGTTTACGTCTTTAAACGGAGCtagaaaaacaaatgtaaacaatttttagccCACAAAAAAGATATTAGACATcgattaaaatcatattttatttaaacttgaatgaaagcaaataaaaggaagagttaaaagaataagaaattaatgcaaCCTATTACTATCACTTGAGCATAAAGGACATTTGTTTAGGGCTCCTTAGTATAAATTTTAGGGTTCACACCAGTGATGAAAACTTAGTGGTCCAATAGGCTCTTCTAAGTGCTCATTTAGTGGTCCAAAAACTTAATGTGGTAGAcaaacttgagaaaaaaaattaaacttgacaATTACATTTAACTCAAGATATGgtacacataaaaaataatttattgtcatcgaattattaaaaaatttaaaattttaaataaagtcaattctaaaagagcaaaaaatataatttccttgaaaaagaattatattatcAAGAAtgcaaaacatataaatttggaatttcaaaatttaatttttaattttttttatatcagacACTTTCAATTATTCTATTTGAACACTGCACATTTGAATTCCATTTCACAAGAGAACAATATAATTAGTAACAACAAATTTTTCGTTAAACGCGTtgaatttgaagcaaaaaaatttttttcttactattttatacattaaaaacatatttcaaaacaacacatagtattatttaattttcattatgcGGTACTGGTTGAAAATGGCgagcaaatttttaactttactgAATGCAAAAGGTAAGAGAGTGATGACTGAATGGTGtatgaatgaatatttaattttgaaaacatatgaaTGCCTAAGATGTGGAGAATAAATGAGTTTGATtgacagggtatctgctacattctagatttttaaatccatgactaattccaagaacttTGCATGACTTAACAGTGTTttcatctcagaaaaaaaaaaatgggtgagaatttctcaccctttctcaaaaacagggtgagatttcaaaaagctaagtgagatttcaaaaattaaaaaaaaacacaaagagacttgaaaaaaaaataatttctttaattataatgcatttttaacattttcgaatttttaaagcattgaatatttttgctgcatcatcatatggaaaatgttctacatctactttttcatcagctattctcattaggttgctcaaatgcgtatttgtttcgttttgatcgtttctacccacatttgtttcattttcatttgtccgtttcggagtagaagatattggctttacaaggtatttgtccatcttacattaacgagcaaaaaatttgaacgtcttacatgaagaaaccttacctacggtaaacacgtggttgcagagaaatgcgttctgaaagaggttccgtggttcggaaggatggtgttctgttgttcttaaaggttctgaacaatactggtaaatagggaagctagataatggggcagatgttgaaaataataaaagatccaggaagaaaagtgaaacggattttattctaaatggcgcaaatgagaattttttttcaaaatgcgagaaattcgcgaattttgaaattggtttatagAATGCGCAAATTTCTCGCGGTGATCAGtttttaatgcgagaatataaaaaaatatgcgagattctcgctttctcgcgctgtagtgaaaacactgcttaacgaagttactattttctctaacaaaaacattacaataaatttaaaaaagcaatataaatataataacattaattaaaataataggtaTAACCTAAACTATTATaatctgcatcttcatattaaaagattttaaatttaaaaaacagagtaaagaaagagatgaagcaataaaatagctgaagaaaatacaaaagtaaatatatatttttttctttttttctgcagaattatattccaaagatacttttcttgttcattggaaagaaaataaatcaggggtctgtctaggtttttgtGAAAgatacctattttgtgaaaatttagacataatttgtgaaaaattaaaaattatattaaaaaatcaatactaaaACATGggtaaaatatagatttatcgtttcttaagggatacaaaaataaaattttaagaaaaagtattttgtgaaactaccgtttttcctaaaattgaatttgtgaaactaccgttttacctaaaattgaatttgtgaaggtaccgctaaacggtagtaaattcggcctggacagacccctgtaaatactcctgatttttctgttcttatttcggaataaaaaaaatttgccaatggCTGGcctgcttcagctagaattttaaattgataaaataaaaaaaataaataataacaaaaattctgaaatcacagaagtttaaaagataattcattctaaaatgatgttttttctttcattttttaaaagaacactataatttttaaagaacacgataaaaacatatatatattttaataaaatatgactgtaaGAGgggattttattacaaattcagatCACCATGGAATTGGGGggggattccattttaaaatttagatttttcagcgacctaaatccatgacgaACTTTGTTTAACcgaaaattcatgactttccaggtgcgcgggTACCCTGGATTGAGCGAAAGGATACAATGGATGGAGATGTCGAAAGTGTGGATTGAATGTGGTTGCGCATGTTTGTCTACAGTGCTTTCATTCGTGAAGTCAAATGGACGTACCCTATGGTGTCAAAAAATGAGCCATCAGAGTAAAGGTAAGTTATTTTCTATTCCaaggatgagagtagtcagaaagtaaaaaagaggaaatccaaaaaaaaaagaaagaaaaaaaaaagaaaaaatatatatatatNGAGCTATCAGAGTAAAAGTAAGTTATTTTCtattcgataaaaaatattttaattaaattgtaataatttatatggtatttttttaataatcaaaaagcaACGTTGATCCCAATAATAATTACCAACTTGGCGAGATTTTAAAAACGCACAAAGAGGTGGGCGATTCTGCGATTTTACCCTACTTTCCATCTAAGTTCTTCTTCTGTTAACTAATCAGCTACCTACAAAAGTTAATGATGCTAGTAAGTAGGCATCTGATTATGTCATTTTGCTatctgttttcatatattttaatccaaataaGTTAATCTGTAAGGGTTATTTGTGTTAAGAagttatttcaattcaatttgcaattttgaattcacataagtatgattttataatgttaaatatgaaCAAGCACAGCTTTTCATCTGTCCAATCAGAaacattcaagaacttggataaCTATCATCCAATTTTTTGAAGAGATATTTCCCCAAGTTCTCGGATTCAATAACATTAACCGTATAAACAGGCCTTCAGAACGGTAGTCTTATAACTACATCCTACCGTGaacttaatatataaaaaaatttaaattgatcgtaagcaaaaataaaattcaagtaaaattcGATAGTATATTAAGTCAATCAAGTGTTCAATTCAATGACTGAAAAAGTTTTACTATACATTTAATTTCCATGCATCATTATAaacaacctatttttttttaaaaatgtccaaAATACACCATTCCTTtacttttcgaaataaataaaaaaaaaagacatgcaTACGAGTTCTATCTTTTCAAGAACTTTTGTAGaacagactttttttaaaacaaaaaacacattCGATATATGACAATGACGTTCTGATTTTGTATCGAAAAAGAACGTACCTAAATCAAGAGATACTAAAGGGCACAGTTTAAAATCAGGTGGCCTTCTAGTTACCAAACACATTTGCAAGTCATCTTTAATTTCACTAAATGATAAATAGGAATATCCTTTAAAAGTAGGGCATCGCATCGGCAAAAATATTCccaaaattaagattattataaatgttgttGCAACTGGATTGTTCCTGATAAAATATATGAGCTTTCGCACCCTGATCCAGTTGAATTTAATTAGAGAcatattcagaaattaattaaaaattataagcagGATTTGCGAggtagattttttaattatttcgagATGGTAATACATATTCGCGCGCGGACATTCTTAAGGTAAACAAACAAGGATCAAATGATGCCAAAGctaaacgaaaaagaaaaatgttagaaGACAAAGAAGCCGGCTTTTGCCACTAGTGATTCAGAAAAGATGAACCTCCGcttattgtttattgaaattacatacatttgtaaatttgtgTGCTCAATTTCAGACTTATAAATCTTTCTCAAGTAGAATGACAGAAATACAATTTAGAGAAGGATAGCACAAAGAATGCATAgagggttacggcgggattcgaacccgcgacctTAATGCTTATCAGAGAGTTTGGCGGGTGATACCTATCTGCCAGGGAGGCTTTACGGTTATTGGTGACAGTTCAAAAAGGTTAGGTAAGAGAAGGTAAATCAGAAAATAGAAACCCGAATTTTTGTCAAGTTTCATTTGCTAGTTAGTTTGCTTCCGCTGCCGAGTTGCactttcgaaattttaatgtttagttgTGCGACTTTATGGTCTTGATTTAGAGTTTAAATAGAAACATTATCAATAAGAAAACTATTGGCGATTGAAATGGGCTACTGGGTGGCGCAGAGCAGAACTCTATACCTACGATAACATTTctcatgctttcaccattagcatATGTATAGTTATAGGAGACGGAAGTACGTttgtttctctcttgattttcaaatagattaaaaacttttaagttggGAAACAATTTGGTATCCAACACTAGAATATACCATCAGGGGAGAAAATCGGTTCCATGCCTTGACCCTCCTCCCTTTCTTCTCCTCCTCTTCACATTTGTATATCGGAATGCTCTTcccatttcttaatatttttagtatttaattgacaaaaacattttttaaaattcccatGACGCTTTCTTTTATAACTATGTTCAATGTAGGTAAGTACTTTGtttacgtcgcattagagctgcacaatgggctattggcgacggtctggggaACACcactgaggatgatccgaagacatgccaacCCAATattgatcctctacagaggggattcaatgtagttttcagtttcatatagTTCCCTAGCttagaaattattaatctaTGTGAGAATCAGGACAGAATCTAACCTACTTCCGTCCTatatgactttccacacgcgaatggtgaaagcatgcgaagtaTTGCGATAGATAAGTAGAGAGTTCAACTCTACGCCACGTAGCCCATTTTGATTGCCAATGCACAGTTCTAAAAGAATGCATTGtggaagttttagaaaatatttttgaaaatattttcgaaaaatattttcgaatggggaaatatcgtagtacattcccaTACAAccgaaaagaggaggagagggaaagGGGTAAAGTCAAGACATGGAACGAAGGTTGCGATCGCGAAATAAAGCTCATACGCTCCCTTTAATcagaaagtttatttattatttctttttttttaataatttactctaCAATTTCCCTTTCTCAAATAtctcaatttcaattttcaacatattttagaTGCTAAATATCTCTATTTACTTATCACTGGCAAATTATGGGAAagttttaaagttcatttataattttttcattccaaaTTTGCCGAGTTTCATGAAATGATACTGaccatcatttcagaaataaattaaactactagcattaaaataacataaatttatataaaaaatacccGACAATTACagtttatattttgcataatgttTGTAAGCTACGTTTTTCTTCtttgcttaatattatttttatttaattaaatacaatatgaaTGAGaattttcctcttatttttcaaataaaatagtaatcagAGTTAAGTAAATATGTCACagataatattgataataacatttttacttaaaaatttatttacagatttcgaaactaaataaaatttttgaacaatgcaaaataattatttgctgaCAAACATTCATTCacatatgaattaataaatttctcttataaTGTACAGAAATGTTATGTTACACTTGTTATGCTCTAGATCATGATCAGAAAAATGATCCAGAggttaataatacttttaattgctACTTTTTTTGTATCATGAATTAAACTTATCGTTTTCtataatagaaaaagaaattatcgtgaacaaattttttttatttatctttccttttaaatttctgtttggttttatatttaatgttgaaaattattgGATTATACTAGTTGCAAAAATCTTGTAAGACATCTTTAAAATCTaagttaattttcaaagtaGTAGATTTATGTTTACAAGATTATcaaaaattgttacaatttaattccttgaagaaaaaaaaaagtacatataaTGCAAGCGATTCTAAATGAACATCGTTTTTTGTCTGTTAAAATGAATTGCAACGACTTAGTTAGAACTTGTCATATTATTATTCTGTAATTGCGCCTAATAATATTTTGGATATTAGAAGTTGACTACCAGTTACTAATTTAGTAAATAACACATGCGTTAACATGGAAATGTACTCAGTTGATGAAACGaatggtgtaaaaaatttcgatgcATTAAGCTTCGAAAGAAAGATTGTAGAACTTGTGGAAGAATTACGACTAAGAAgggtaattattttatcttttgataatATAATTTCGAATGATGCCTCACATTAAATCTTCGCTGATATTTTATGATCATACcgaatactaaatataatagcatgttttattaaaaacaattttttgcatctaTGTATCAATAATACTGTGTAACTCATTCatgttatgatatttttaattgtaatgccGGCTCGATTTTATAGTTAAACTTCTGatgaaatattgataattattttttgtaaaaaataatacgtaaaaggagaaaacaaataaatgtaataaaataattccaactACATTTAGCTACATTTAATGAAATCGTTCGgtccttaaaattaatttcatttcagaatttagaagttgaaaatgaaaagaatttaaaatcctgtatggaagaaaaatataatttggaaaTTCAATTGGTAagatttgtttgttt
This window encodes:
- the LOC107439945 gene encoding beta-1,4-galactosyltransferase 4; this translates as MSLIKFNWIRVRKLIYFIRNNPVATTFIIILILGIFLPMRCPTFKGYSYLSFSEIKDDLQMCLVTRRPPDFKLCPLVSLDLAPFKDVNRIVNETSLKELPKKLKILPGGRWYPKNCSSWQRVAIIVPYRNREAHLKIFLQHMHPFLQAQQLDYGIFLIEQSEKHDFNRGKLFNIGFLEATKEPDFCCFIFHDVDLLPQSPQHTYGCSEEPRHMCSALDAFRYVLPYPELFGGVVAFTKEQFSTVNGFSNLYFGWGGEDDDLYERLNAKRMKVRRYAPYISRYTALFHKKEVPNPNRHELLKKGKERMEVDGLSTLDYKILSSDFHPLYTRILVDVDPK